In Drosophila yakuba strain Tai18E2 chromosome X, Prin_Dyak_Tai18E2_2.1, whole genome shotgun sequence, a single genomic region encodes these proteins:
- the LOC6525186 gene encoding uncharacterized protein LOC6525186 isoform X1 gives MPRFRNEAPEQSQYSDGDVVWVKIHNTEIWWPGEVTSTQDFRFVNSTRPPFAVVAFFNEKTFEHVRSPKLIYPFQCDHKEEFIKRGQKKAEGMHMADKFSDDVFIAESRFARAHHSSTSSVAEANIAPASRPDSLIKACLSSNSSSSSSGGGVQNSNARSSAVPSAVGRVSSSASLHANDKAVFRQQEPTFRIMDIGGGATPPPRDRAFECNMCSFRTNSMSVLLIHRRNHLESSSSFSSFSSSSTTTNTATSTGNKKYVSLYDTVPKTRASRRAHTTSVHDVNGRRSRENGVRCSSRHVSIVIDAPLTSEEQEKVQSIVDQTLASIELVVGPKAGSSAGSASASASNRKSSSSSSQVPAAESTRRSNAKSRDPRSQRSNQLRATMPAPQSPPSKQRRLTRSMSRRQQGASPVAVSPEILPPPVQVNSRRNAGRRCTLAAATSEPVNPPRRGNLLRKTMTTAPPPTTVEKSPRSAGRRKQPLSRTRTTVTGDAHISPALLISPSIKRAAGDIDDKKKQVAEPNLPISPSPEPMPSMAENAQPNQNLLHSQSSMDASKQLQLSLMAEWGDDETDESMEEPPQLVEKDTRVVKSPLAAEQHAGEEEQEQEHEHEKTDGVAAKKRIRNIPKKDRREVVVQEFHVQDSQPDADEPEVDEPIIIQDSDASSNGSVVFVEDEPRQRGRGVYPQSNGNVNVNDKATSSLKASIIPSCFDFEEEDDVQQQEGQNGLSYRRRTNTNRPDINGKGHAEEDVFARNEEPVTERELDDNVSYEYLFKGFEDVPEPAAEEGIRTLEEAPREPEVEPEPLQQAAADAVEPEEAITEDAAEGEAGDHIGLPIKERQKRIFKSRNKSTMACSQDEDLLPASMTSTLPSAHEEEVTAPRSYSPPQEANCVGTLLSNGEKSRRLSANNSNTNSSEGVLSDSIRKKRRYKSKTESSRRPSQRSRPLIRRQTPSPEHEELSNHSNSSSSNSSSNSRLMSSSSSDSHGIGTLSPEPSSSNSCSIASNIAVISAEEARELQRSASGAGLIHAAIVDATQPVQRGGVLILEDIRLPNLYEPSSQQSSDSNGSRQTNSRPPDEDDEQSQDTADQPETNDEDQEESQDVEPMLDDAEPMDQEAEEDVQQEEEKEQEPDQKSEEKPESEAENDLDPWSQIRDVRFLPQSREVLLKKREQELLRQYEADLVSGRSAEKCRQARARWSRTMPSPEEADANESDFEGTPLAASPTEEQQQDGEQEEHEAGSEGEQPELAADEEAVDETGFQMAMDMDIELEAVELVMPASLFLTSRRPASHPQLTPLASTESAIGLNRPTRHLSCARELSDADVEKAHQQLVDLREQQRLRFTPPSPPVVLTPPATLLQASGQKRQRRRSKNAPSDHVESSSRSEGGEESSSDAKDGQESPENPPQLCAGRICAVMTRPIPGYSHTFMLCSLNNNNFTPLNNVALYLDNEKNHLVPVPREALLEPPRLADGHPLSAVFADIDFLGGEAVAQVVEPSETEMETELELDQDQVSPRQLSPQMLLSEAPNDNDNENDVEAVDAMGIMTPLSQVAEGGAMPAGSYVNEEEELSLHEEQLQTDILQLNVNGYHLQLDPSVLFSMAEQPDTCIEVNVTDAGSSTSAVGGSMRAVLHARDILQAAEVYLQERDLQLVNVEDMTLDDAEADASSAELAVPATDLLSQALAGSQVVDDSDFVNAANAGVGLLHIDTRTGAGLLHVGNDEPGSVVFISHPMPPQTVHLTPPITARTNETNALLDQTPIMSTLENPSGMQLRRVSPLVEGNLEDSLAVIGVTNGSGVPTSLELPITVTNPAIASRMGAPVADMLQFAPFQ, from the exons ATGCCGCGCTTTCGCAACGAGGCGCCCGAGCAGTCGCAATACAGCGATGGCGACGTGGTCTGGGTGAAGATCCACAACACCGAGATCTGGTGGCCCGGCGAAGTGACCTCGACGCAGGACTTTCGGTTCGTCAACTCCACGCGGCCACCGTTCGCAGTTGTGGCGTTCTTCAACGAGAAAACCTT CGAGCACGTTAGGTCCCCGAAACTGATATACCCCTTCCAATGCGACCACAAGGAGGAGTTCATCAAGCGTGGCCAAA AGAAGGCCGAAGGAATGCACATGGCCGACAAGTTCTCAGACGACGTGTTCATCGCCGAATCGCGCTTTGCTCGCGCCCATCACTCCTCGACCTCGTCCGTGGCGGAGGCCAACATCGCGCCCGCCTCACGCCCGGACAGCCTGATCAAGGCCTGCCTTtcgagcaacagcagcagcagcagcagcggcggcggcgtgCAAAACAGCAATGCCCGCAGCAGTGCAGTGCCTTCGGCAGTGGGTCGAGTAAGTAGCTCGGCATCGCTCCATGCCAATGATAAAGCCGTATTCCGACAGCAGGAGCCCACGTTCCGCATCATGGACATCGGGGGCGGCGCCACACCTCCGCCCCGTGACCGTGCCTTCGAGTGCAACATGTGCAGCTTTCGCACAAACAGCATGAGCGTCCTGCTCATCCACCGTCGCAACCACCTGGAGTCGAGCAGCAGTTTTAgcagcttcagcagcagcagcaccaccaccaacacgGCCACCAGTACAGGCAACAAGAAATACGTTTCACTATACGACACTGTGCCCAAAACGCGAGCGTCGCGTCGTGCCCACACCACCAGCGTGCACGATGTGAACGGCCGCAGGAGCCGCGAGAACGGAGTGCGCTGCAGCTCGCGCCACGTGTCCATCGTGATCGATGCTCCGCTGACAagcgaggagcaggagaaaGTCCAGAGCATCGTTGACCAAACGCTGGCCAGCATCGAGCTCGTGGTGGGCCCCAAAGCTGGCAGCTCCGCGGGCTCCGCTTCAGCGTCTGCCTCCAACCGAAAgagctcctcctcgtcgtcgcaGGTGCCTGCTGCGGAGAGCACGCGACGCAGCAATGCGAAGTCGCGGGATCCGCGTAGCCAGCGCTCCAACCAACTGCGAGCCACTATGCCCGCTCCCCAGTCGCCACCGTCGAAGCAACGCCGACTCACACGCTCCATGAGCCGGCGCCAGCAAGGTGCCTCTCCAGTTGCCGTGTCTCCGGAGATTCTTCCGCCACCCGTGCAGGTGAACTCGCGTCGTAATGCAGGCAGACGCTGCACACTGGCTGCCGCCACTAGTGAGCCAGTTAATCCGCCCAGAAGGGGCAATCTCTTGCGGAAAACGATGACGACAGCGCCGCCGCCAACCACCGTCGAGAAATCGCCTCGGAGCGCAGGTCGGCGCAAGCAACCGCTCTCTAGGACTAGGACGACCGTAACTGGTGATGCGCACATTTCTCCAGCGCTCCTTATATCGCCTTCAATCAAGCGTGCGGCAGGTGACATAGATGATAAGAAAAAACAGGTGGCGGAGCCCAATCTGCCCATCAGTCCATCGCCAGAGCCGATGCCATCAATGGCTGAAAACGCGCAGCCGAATCAGAATCTCCTGCATTCGCAGAGCAGCATGGACGCCTCCAAGCAGCTGCAGCTAAGTCTGATGGCGGAGTGGGGCGACGACGAGACGGACGAGTCGATGGAGGAGCCACCGCAGCTGGTAGAGAAAGATACCAGAGTCGTGAAATCGCCGCTTGCGGCCGAGCAACATGCAGgtgaggaggagcaggagcaggagcacgaGCACGAGAAGACTGACGGCGTTGCTGCCAAGAAGCGCATACGCAACATACCAAAGAAGGATCGGCGCGAAGTGGTCGTGCAGGAATTCCACGTGCAGGACAGCCAGCCAGATGCCGATGAACCGGAGGTGGACGAGCCGATTATAATTCAGGATAGCGATGCCAGCTCCAACGGCAGCGTTGTATTCGTGGAAGACGAGCCGCGTCAGCGCGGCCGGGGAGTTTATCCGCAATCCAATGGCAATGTCAATGTCAATGATAAGGCCACGTCGTCGTTAAAAGCCAGCATCATCCCGTCCTGCTTTGACTTTGAAGAGGAGGACGatgtgcagcagcaggagggTCAGAATGGTTTGAGCTATAGGCGCCGAACAAATACCAATCGTCCTGATATTAATGGCAAAGGACACGCTGAGGAGGACGTATTTGCGAGGAATGAGGAACCTGTGACTGAGCGCGAACTTGATGACAACGTCTCCTACGAGTACCTCTTTAAGGGCTTTGAAGACGTCCCGGAACCGGCAGCCGAGGAAGGCATTCGGACCCTGGAGGAGGCGCCCCGTGAGCCAGAAGTGGAGCCCGAACCTTTGCAGCAGGCAGCAGCGGATGCAGTTGAGCCCGAGGAAGCAATAACCGAGGACGCAGCAGAGGGCGAGGCCGGAGATCACATCGGCCTGCCCATTAAGGAGCGTCAAAAGCGCATCTTTAAGTCGCGAAACAAATCTACAATGGCATGTTCTCAAGACGAAGATCTGCTGCCAGCCTCCATGACATCCACGTTGCCAAGTGCCCACGAAGAGGAGGTTACTGCACCCAGGTCTTATAGTCCTCCCCAGGAGGCGAATTGCGTCGGCACGCTGCTTTCCAACGGGGAAAAGAGCAGGAGGCTTAGcgccaacaacagcaacacaaaTAGCAGCGAAGGAGTGCTGAGTGACAGCATAAGGAAGAAGCGCCGCTACAAATCCAAGACTGAATCATCCCGTCGCCCGTCACAACGCTCCAGGCCGCTTATACGTCGGCAGACTCCCTCGCCCGAGCACGAGGAGCTCAGCAACCACAGcaacagtagcagcagcaactcgaGCAGCAATAGCCGACTCATGTCCAGCTCCAGTTCGGACTCACACGGCATCGGAACACTGTCCCCGGAGCCGAGCTCCAGCAACAGCTGCTCCATAGCCTCCAACATTGCAGTGATCTCGGCCGAAGAGGCGCGCGAGCTGCAGCGGTCGGCCTCGGGCGCCGGACTCATCCACGCCGCCATTGTGGACGCCACGCAGCCGGTGCAGCGTGGTGGCGTGCTCATCCTGGAGGACATTAGGCTGCCGAATTTGTATGAACCCTCTAGCCAGCAGTCATCGGACAGCAACGGCAGCCGCCAAACGAACTCACGCCCGCCTGATGAGGACGACGAACAGTCGCAGGACACGGCAGATCAGCCGGAAACAAACGATGAAGATCAGGAGGAGAGCCAGGATGTGGAGCCTATGCTTGATGACGCAGAACCAATGGATCAGGAGGCGGAAGAGGACgtgcagcaggaggaggaaaAGGAGCAGGAACCGGATCAAAAGTCGGAGGAAAAGCCAGAGTCCGAGGCAGAGAACGACTTGGACCCCTGGTCTCAGATCCGCGATGTCCGCTTCCTGCCGCAGTCCCGCGAGGTGCTGCTCAAAAAGCGCGAACAGGAGCTGTTGCGCCAGTACGAGGCCGACCTGGTCAGTGGTCGTAGTGCAGAGAAGTGTCGCCAGGCACGCGCGCGCTGGAGCCGAACAATGCCATCCCCCGAAGAGGCAGACGCGAACGAGTCAGATTTTGAAGGCACGCCGCTGGCCGCGTCGCCAACCGAGGAGCAACAACAGGACGGTGAACAGGAGGAGCATGAGGCCGGTTCCGAAGGCGAACAGCCAGAACTGGCTGCAGATGAAGAAGCAGTAGACGAAACGGGCTTCCAGATGGCAATGGACATGGATATTGAACTGGAAGCTGTGGAGTTGGTGATGCCGGCTTCATTGTTCCTGACCTCGCGCCGTCCTGCCAGCCACCCGCAACTCACTCCACTGGCGTCCACCGAGTCCGCAATTGGCTTAAATCGTCCCACCAGGCACTTAAGCTGCGCCCGAGAACTTAGCGATGCGGACGTGGAAAAGGCCCACCAGCAGCTGGTGGATCTTCGCGAGCAGCAGCGCCTTCGCTTCACCCCGCCATCGCCGCCCGTGGTCCTGACTCCTCCTGCAACACTGCTGCAGGCCAGTGGCCAAAAGAGGCAGCGTCGCCGCTCGAAGAACGCTCCTAGTGATCACGTGGAGAGCAGTTCCCGCAGCGAAGGCGGCGAGGAATCGTCAAGTGACGCCAAGGATGGCCAGGAAAGTCCCGAGAAC CCGCCACAACTGTGCGCTGGACGCATCTGCGCGGTGATGACTCGACCGATCCCGGGCTACAGCCACACCTTCATGCTGTGCTCACTGAATAACAACAACTTTACGCCGCTGAACAACGTGGCGCTGTACCTGGACAACGAAAAGAACCACCTGGTGCCGGTGCCGCGGGAGGCACTGCTTGAGCCGCCGCGCCTGGCAGACGGCCATCCACTGTCCGCCGTATTTGCGGACATTGACTTTCTGGGCGGAGAGGCGGTGGCCCAGGTAGTGGAGCCATCGGAGACGGAGATGGAGACTGAGCTGGAACTCGACCAGGATCAGGTGTCGCCGCGCCAACTGTCGCCGCAAATGCTGCTAAGCGAGGCCCCTAATGATAACGATAACGAGAACGATGTAGAGGCAGTGGACGCGATGGGCATCATGACACCACTCAGCCAGGTGGCCGAGGGAGGAGCAATGCCTGCCGGCAGCTACGTGAACGAGGAGGAGGAACTGTCTCTGCACGAGGAACAACTGCAGACCGATATACTGCAGCTGAACGTCAACGGGTACCACTTACAGCTGGATCCTTCGGTGCTTTTCAGCATGGCCGAACAGCCGGACACTTGCATCGAGGTGAATGTCACGGATGCGGGGTCCAGCACTTCTGCTGTCGGTGGCAGCATGAGAGCCGTGCTTCACGCTCGCGACATCCTACAGGCGGCCGAGGTATACCTGCAAGAGCGCGACCTGCAGCTGGTCAACGTGGAGGATATGACGCTGGACGACGCGGAGGCCGACGCGTCATCCGCCGAACTTGCTGTGCCCGCCACGGATCTCCTCTCCCAGGCGCTGGCCGGCAGCCAGGTCGTGGACGACTCGGACTTCGTGAACGCAGCCAACGCTGGCGTTGGTCTGCTTCACATCGACACTCGCACCGGCGCTGGCCTTCTGCATGTGGGCAACGATGAGCCAGGCAGCGTGGTGTTCATTTCGCATCCCATGCCACCGCAGACCGTCCACCTTACGCCGCCAATCACAGCGCGTACCAACGAGACCAACGCGCTGCTCGACCAGACGCCCATCATGTCCACGCTGGAGAATCCCAGCGGTATGCAGCTGCGCCGCGTGTCGCCGCTGGTCGAGGGCAACCTGGAAGACAGCCTGGCCGTGATCGGGGTGACGAACGGCAGTGGCGTGCCCACCTCTTTAGAACTGCCCATCACCGTGACCAATCCGGCCATCGCATCGCGAATGGGCGCGCCCGTCGCCGACATGCTGCAGTTCGCTCCTTTCCAGTAG